One Rissa tridactyla isolate bRisTri1 chromosome 1, bRisTri1.patW.cur.20221130, whole genome shotgun sequence DNA segment encodes these proteins:
- the LOC128904890 gene encoding calmodulin, striated muscle, with the protein MAERLSEEKIAEFKEAFSLFDRDGDGCITTKELGTVMRSLGQNPTEAELQDMVGEVDADGSGTIDFPEFLSLMARKMRDTDSEEEIREAFRVFDKDGNGYISAAELRHVMTNLGEKLTDEEVDEMIKEADCNNDGQVNYEEFVRMMTEK; encoded by the coding sequence ATGGCCGAGCGGCTGTCGGAGGAGAAGATCGCCGAATTCAAGGAGGCTTTTTCCCTTTTCGACCGGGATGGAGACGGTTGCATCACCACAAAGGAGTTGGGCACCGTCATGCGTTCGTTAGGGCAAAACCCCACCGAAGCGGAGCTGCAGGACATGGTGGGGGAGGTGGACGCCGACGGCAGCGGCACCATCGATTTCCCCGAGTTCCTCTCGCTGATGGCGAGGAAGATGAGGGACACGGACAGCGAGGAAGAGATCCGCGAGGCTTTCCGGGTCTTTGATAAGGATGGCAACGGCTACATCAGTGCGGCAGAGCTGCGGCACGTCATGACCAACCTGGGCGAGAAGCTGACGGACGAGGAGGTGGACGAGATGATCAAGGAGGCCGACTGCAACAACGACGGGCAGGTCAACTATGAGGAGTTCGTGAGGATGATGACGGAGAAGTGA
- the ASB13 gene encoding ankyrin repeat and SOCS box protein 13, which produces MASAASSGSLRGEISFWADRTPVHEAARRGEILQLQQLIESGACVNAVTYDSITPLHEASLRGQTQCVKLLLAAGAQVDARNIDGSTPLCDACASGSIECVKVLLSHGAKVNPPLYTASPLHEACMNGSSECVQLLIDVGANLEAHDCHFGTPLHVACAREHLDCAKLLLKAGANVNAAKLHETALHHAAKVKNVDLVEMLIEFGGNIYARDNRGKKPSDYTWSSSPTAKCFEYYEKTPLSLSQLCRVTVRKAAGQRALEKIAKLNIPPRLIQYLSYN; this is translated from the exons GCTTCTGGGCCGATCGAACGCCGGTTCACGAAGCAGCCAGGCGGGGAGAaatcctgcagctgcagcagctgataGAGAGCGGCGCCTGCGTCAACGCCGTCACCTACGACTCCATCACCCCCTTGCACGAGGCGAGCCTGCGAGGGCAAACGCAGTGTGTCAAGCTCCTGCTGGCTGCGGGGGCCCAG GTGGATGCCAGGAATATCGATGGCAGCACTCCGCTCTGCGACGCCTGCGCCTCGGGCAGCATCGAGTGCGTGAAAGTGCTGCTGTCGCACGGCGCCAAGGTGAACCCCCCCCTTTACACCGCCTCCCCTCTCCACGAAGCCTGCATGAATG GTAGCTCGGAGTGCGTGCAGCTCCTCATCGACGTCGGTGCCAACTTGGAGGCTCACGACTGCCATTTCGGGACGCCCCTCCACGTGGCCTGTGCCAGGGAGCATCTGGACTGTGCAAAGTTGCTGCTCAAGGCAG GGGCAAATGTGAATGCTGCTAAACTTCACGAGACAGCCCTCCACCACGCGGCAAAAGTGAAAAACGTAGATCTGGTGGAGATGCTGATTGAGTTTGGAGGAAACATTTACGCGAGGGACAACCGAGGAAAGAAACCATCGGATTACACCTGGAGCAGCAGTCCCACAGCAAAATGCTTTGAGTACTACGAAA aaACGCCTCTGAGTTTGTCGCAGCTCTGCCGAGTTACGGTGAGGAAAGCCGCCGGGCAGCGAGCGCTGGAGAAGATTGCCAAGCTAAATATTCCTCCGCGATTAATCCAGTACCTGTCCTACAACTGA